The sequence GAATGGCGCTTGGTCTGGATCAGCAATTCCACGCTGCCGTCGTCACCCAGCTTCACTTTCGAGACATCGATCAGGATGATCACTGCGTCGGCGGTCGATGCACCGGTGACCATGTTGCGGGTGTACTGCTCGTGGCCCGGGGTGTCGGCGATGATGAACTTGCGCTTCGGTGTCGCAAAATAACGGTACGCCACATCAATCGTGATGCCTTGCTCGCGTTCTGCTTCGAGGCCATCGGTCAGCAGCGACAGGTCGATGGTGTCGCCAACGGTGCGCTTGTGCTTGGCGCGTGACATCGCGTCGAGCTGGTCGGCAAAGATGCCCTTGCTGTCGAACAGCAGGCGGCCGATCAGCGTGCTCTTGCCATCGTCGACCGAGCCGGCGGTAATGAAGCGCAGCAGGCCGCGTTCGGCGGTTTGTTTTGTGGTTGGAGTGGCTGGAGCGACTGCGGCATTCATCAGAAATATCCTTCTTTTTTACGTTTTTCCATCGAGGCTTCCGAGGTCTGGTCATCCATCCGTGTCGCGCCGCGTTCGGTGATTTGCGTCACTGCGGTTTCAGCGATGATCGCGTCGACGGTGTCGGCGTCCGACGCGACCGGGCAGGTGCACGAAATATCGCCGACGGTACGGAAGCGCACCATCATTGTTTCGACTTTTTCGCCGGGCAGCGGCGGGGTCAGGTCGGTCAGTGGTACCAGCAAGCCGTTGCGCGGAATGACTTCGCGCTCATGCGCAAAATAGATCGGTGGCAGTTCGAGTTTTTCGCGGGCGATGTATTGCCAGACGTCGAGTTCGGTCCAGTTTGAAATCGGGAACACGCGCATGTTTTCACCGGCATGGACGCGGGTGTTATACAGGTCCCACAGTTCCGGGCGCTGGGCTTTCGGATTCCATTGGCCGAATTCGTCGCGGAAGGAAAAAATCCGCTCCTTGGCGCGGGCTTTTTCTTCATCGCGACGGGCGCCGCCTATGCAGGCGTCGAACTTGTACTTGGCGATGGTTTCGAGCAGCGTTACGGCTTGCGCGGCATTGCGCGAATCGGTGGCTGGATTGCGCAGGCGCACGGTGCCGCGCTGTATCGAATCTTCGACCGAACCGACGATCAGGCGCTCGCCCAATTCCGCTACGCGCTTGTCGCGGAAGGTGATCACTTCAGCAAAATTGTGACCGGTATCGATGTGTACCAGCGGGAATGGAAAGGCACCCGGACGGAAGGCTTTCTCGGCCAGGCGCAGCATCACCACCGAGTCTTTGCCACCTGAAAACAGCAGCGCCGGATTGGCGCATTCGGCAGCGACTTCACGCATGATGTGGATGGCTTCGGATTCGAGCCAGTCAAGATGACGGCTACTTGCCGCATCGAGAAAAAGGTTTTCGACTGCAGGATTCATGGTGTCTTTACTAGGTAAGTTGTTGGGTCACGCTGTTGCTTGGGTGGCTGCTCAGGTGGCTGGTTTGATCCGGATGAGCTTGCCATCGACTACATGCAAACCGCATTCCTTCGAGTCCGGGTTTTCCCACCACCAGCGACCGGCACGCACATCTTCGCCAGGTTCGATGGCGCGGGTGCACGGCTCGCAACCGATAGACGGATAACCGCGATCATGCAGCGGGTTATACGGCACGTTGTTGTCGCGGATGTATTTCCAGACATCGGCTTCGGACCAGTCCGCCAGCGGATTGAACTTGGTCATGTCGTGCGCTTCATCGCGTTCCTGCACGTCGAGTTCGGCGCGGGTGCTGGACTGGGCGCGGCGCTGGCCGGTCACCCAGGCGGTATTGCCGGCCAGGGCGCGATTGAGCGGATCGACCTTGCGGATGCGGCAGCATTCCTTGCGCAGATCCACGCTGTCATAAAAGCCATTGAGCCCGTTGTTCTGGACGTAGGCATCGACGGCGACCGGATCCGGTTTCATGCGCAGGACCTCGTACGCGTAGTGGTCCTTGATCGTGTCGAGCATGCCTAATGTTTCAGCATGCAGGCGGCCGGTCTCCAGCGTGAAGATGCTGACCGGCAGACCGGTGCGCAGGATCATGTCGGTCAGGACCATGTCTTCGGCGGCCAGGCTGGAGGCAAACACGGCCGGCGAAAAATCGACGGCGATGCGACCCAGCGTGGCCTTGGTGGCGGCGACCAGATTATCGTAGTCGGTTGGCGCGGCGCTCATGATGCGGCGACCGGCCGGTGGGCGCGCCGGAACAGCGGCGTCTTCTGATCCAGCGAGGTCTGGTACGACTCCGAGAAATCGGTCAGGCCCTTGAGTGCATCATGGATGCTGCGGTCTTCGCGCGTGGCGAAGGCATCGAAACCGACCCGGCTCATGTAGAACAGCTGGTCGCGCAGCACATCGCCAATGGCGCGCAGTTCGCCTTCATAGCCCATGCGGGCGCGCAGGTTGTAGGCCGTCGAATAACCGCGGCCATCGGCAAATTTCGGGAAGTCGACGGCGATGACGGCGAAGCAGCCGAGGTCGTCCTTGATGTCTTCGGCACGTTCGCTGCTGGCCAGCCAGACACCGAGTTCGGTGCGGCCGGCGAGTTCTTCACGACGGGCTTGCCAGACGCTCAGCGGCACGATGACTTTGCCGGCGGGCAGGGCGATGGTCTCGGCGGTGTCGCCTTCGGCCAGGCGCAGTACGGTCCAGTCGTCGCTGACGACCGTGCGGTGTTTGATGATGTCACGCATGGGCGTCTTCTCCGGCGATGTGATGTTTGGTTTTGATCGGGGTCGCGTAGACGTGTTCCTTGAACGGGGCGACGCCGACACGGCGGGTGGTGTCGATGAAGCGTTCGTCTTCGTAGCGGTCGCGCACATAGACTTCCAGCAGTCGTTCGATGACGGTCGGCATTTGCTGTGCCGAGAACGACGGGCCGATGATTTTGCCGATCGAACTTTCGTTGCCTTGCGCGCCGCCTATCGAGACCTGGTAAAACTCGGCACCGTCCTTGTCGACACCGAGGATGCCGATATTGCCGACATGATGGTGACCGCAGGCGTTGATGCAACCCGAGATATTGAGTTCGATTTCGCCGATGTCATGCTGGAAGTCGAGGTTGTCGAAACGCTCGGAAATGGCCGCGGCAATCGGGATCGACTTGGCATTGGCCAGCGAGCAGAAATCGCCACCGGGGCAGCAGATGATATCGGTCAGCAGGCCGATGTTCGGCGTGGCCAGGCCGTGTGCCTTGGCTTGCTTGAACAGTTCGGGCAGTTCGGATTGGCGGACATCGGCCAGCACCAGATTCTGTTCGTGCGTGACGCGGATTTCGCCGAAGCTGAAGCGGTCCGCCATCCGGGCGATGAAGTCCATCTGCTCGGCGGTGGCGTCGCC comes from Actimicrobium sp. CCC2.4 and encodes:
- the cysD gene encoding sulfate adenylyltransferase subunit CysD — protein: MNPAVENLFLDAASSRHLDWLESEAIHIMREVAAECANPALLFSGGKDSVVMLRLAEKAFRPGAFPFPLVHIDTGHNFAEVITFRDKRVAELGERLIVGSVEDSIQRGTVRLRNPATDSRNAAQAVTLLETIAKYKFDACIGGARRDEEKARAKERIFSFRDEFGQWNPKAQRPELWDLYNTRVHAGENMRVFPISNWTELDVWQYIAREKLELPPIYFAHEREVIPRNGLLVPLTDLTPPLPGEKVETMMVRFRTVGDISCTCPVASDADTVDAIIAETAVTQITERGATRMDDQTSEASMEKRKKEGYF
- a CDS encoding phosphoadenylyl-sulfate reductase, with protein sequence MSAAPTDYDNLVAATKATLGRIAVDFSPAVFASSLAAEDMVLTDMILRTGLPVSIFTLETGRLHAETLGMLDTIKDHYAYEVLRMKPDPVAVDAYVQNNGLNGFYDSVDLRKECCRIRKVDPLNRALAGNTAWVTGQRRAQSSTRAELDVQERDEAHDMTKFNPLADWSEADVWKYIRDNNVPYNPLHDRGYPSIGCEPCTRAIEPGEDVRAGRWWWENPDSKECGLHVVDGKLIRIKPAT
- a CDS encoding DUF934 domain-containing protein yields the protein MRDIIKHRTVVSDDWTVLRLAEGDTAETIALPAGKVIVPLSVWQARREELAGRTELGVWLASSERAEDIKDDLGCFAVIAVDFPKFADGRGYSTAYNLRARMGYEGELRAIGDVLRDQLFYMSRVGFDAFATREDRSIHDALKGLTDFSESYQTSLDQKTPLFRRAHRPVAAS